A stretch of the Nerophis ophidion isolate RoL-2023_Sa linkage group LG27, RoL_Noph_v1.0, whole genome shotgun sequence genome encodes the following:
- the lhfpl4b gene encoding uncharacterized protein lhfpl4b isoform X1 produces the protein MTRVVFSLPRLGRGRSRDGVPGPGGPVPPLPDGVRAQRACRGRAVGRVHTVLRRHPGGRPGAAVLGRHHRRPPPGGGATAAQRHLGFIRGVLGVGPPVSGLPRTPVQLVPAAVLPVGGGPGGRVPVGGVDQRDVSLPLPLLQRRHRLQDMRLAAAHSRWVVILWAGLTPPPSDRGRLPSWPPGFCLALACVLFPDSWESPEMRVLCGDSVGSFSSGNCSVHWAYILAILGVLDAAILATLAFVLANRQDALLPPLSKEGLLMSA, from the exons ATGACGCGAGTTGTTTTTTCTCTCCCCCGCCTGGGTCGCGGTAGGTCACGTGATGGCGTCCCCGGCCCTGGCGGACCTGTCCCGCCTCTACCAGACGGAGTTCGTGCGCAGCGCGCGTGCCGTGGGCGTGCTGTGGGCCGTGTGCACACTGTGCTTCGCCGTCATCCAGGTGGTCGTCCTGGTGCAGCCGTCCTGGGTCGGCACCACCGACGCCCGCCACCAGGGGGCGGGGCCACCGCCGCCCAGCGGCACCTTGGGTTTATTCGAG GTGTGCTTGGAGTCGGACCTCCCGTTTCCGGACTGCCGCGGACGCCTGTCCAGCTTGTCCCCGCTGCCGTCCTTCCAGTCGGTGGCGGTCCTGGTGGGCGTGTCCCTGTGGGCGGTGTGGACCAGCGTGATGTGTCTCTGCCTCTTCCGCTTCTGCAGCGCCGCCACCGTCTACAAGATATGCGCCTGGCTGCAGCTCACAGCAGGTGGGTGGTCATCTTGTGGGCGGGGCTAACTCCACCTCCTTCTGACCGAGGGCGTCTCCCTTCCTGGCCGCCAGGGTTCTGCCTGGCGCTGGCGTGCGTCCTGTTCCCCGACTCCTGGGAGAGTCCCGAGATGAGAGTCCTGTGCGGAGACTCG GTCGGCAGCTTCTCGTCCGGGAACTGTTCGGTCCACTGGGCCTACATCCTGGCCATCCTGGGCGTGTTGGACGCCGCCATCTTGGCCACGCTGGCCTTCGTCCTCGCCAACAGACAGGACGCTCTCCTGCCGCCACTCAGCAAGGAAG GACTGCTGATGTCAGCGTAG
- the pcsk1nl gene encoding proprotein convertase subtilisin/kexin type 1 inhibitor, like isoform X2 encodes MCAPAGLGGRGLDLPGGGVRRQNLLAYDGEGAPYAAWLRDEGWSGRSLEQALQRLVAKDQRREQEEQRAAYARAVLRLLAEVAGDDVLLEEDGARGDFRSRAPADYEETGRGLSMGRPPAPWWTLVAPQLLEALMDRVETQVGGARHERLQRDEDEDEDVRRMLASLLSVVGPDSAPSGRRVRRHVENTGSAHRRSRRSLDDASSPSPSDQPPLLRVKRLDEEEAGLRRVIRRRALSSAPQVMLGYMRK; translated from the exons atg TGTGCTCCCGCAGGTCTTGGTGGGCGTGGCTTGGACCTCCCAGGAGGCGGAGTCCGACGTCAGAACCTACTGGCCTACGATGGCGAGGGCGCGCCCTACGCCGCCTGGCTGAGGGATGAGGGCTGGAGTGGGCGGAGCTTGGAGCAGGCCCTCCAGCGGTTGGTGGCAAAAGACCAGAGGCGGGAGCAAGAGGAACAGCGAGCAG CCTACGCCCGCGCTgtgctccgcctcctcgccgaGGTGGCGGGAGACGACGTTCTGCTGGAGGAGGACGGAGCACGTGGAGACTTTCGGAGTCGGGCCCCCGCCGACTATGAGGAGACGGGGCGTGGCCTGAGCATGGGCAGGCCCCCGGCGCCCTGGTGGACGCTGGTGGCACCGCAGCTGCTTGAGGCCCTGATGGACAG GGTGGAGACGCAGGTGGGCGGGGCCAGACACGAGCGACTCCAACGAGACGAGGACGAGGACGAAGACGTGAG ACGTATGCTCGCCAGCCTCCTGTCCGTCGTAGGCCCTGACTCCGCCCCCTCCGGCCGCCGAGTCCGACGCCACGTCGAAAACACGGGCTCCGCCCACAGGAGAAGCCGGCGGTCCCTGGACGACGCCTCCTCTCCGTCACCTAGCGACCAGCCGCCGCTGCTCAGAGTGAAGCGGCTGGATGAGGAGGAGGCGGGGCTACGACGAGTGATACGCCGCCGAGCCCTGAGCTCCGCCCCCCAGGTGATGCTGGGTTACATGAGGAAGTAG
- the pcsk1nl gene encoding proprotein convertase subtilisin/kexin type 1 inhibitor, like isoform X1, which yields MLRTGRARSVGRMASLFSLPLLLAAVAQCAPAGLGGRGLDLPGGGVRRQNLLAYDGEGAPYAAWLRDEGWSGRSLEQALQRLVAKDQRREQEEQRAAYARAVLRLLAEVAGDDVLLEEDGARGDFRSRAPADYEETGRGLSMGRPPAPWWTLVAPQLLEALMDRVETQVGGARHERLQRDEDEDEDVRRMLASLLSVVGPDSAPSGRRVRRHVENTGSAHRRSRRSLDDASSPSPSDQPPLLRVKRLDEEEAGLRRVIRRRALSSAPQVMLGYMRK from the exons ATGTTGCGCACTGGCCGAGCACGCTCAGTCGGCAGAATGGCGTCGCTCTTCTCGCTGCCGCTGCTGCTCGCCGCCGTCGCTCAG TGTGCTCCCGCAGGTCTTGGTGGGCGTGGCTTGGACCTCCCAGGAGGCGGAGTCCGACGTCAGAACCTACTGGCCTACGATGGCGAGGGCGCGCCCTACGCCGCCTGGCTGAGGGATGAGGGCTGGAGTGGGCGGAGCTTGGAGCAGGCCCTCCAGCGGTTGGTGGCAAAAGACCAGAGGCGGGAGCAAGAGGAACAGCGAGCAG CCTACGCCCGCGCTgtgctccgcctcctcgccgaGGTGGCGGGAGACGACGTTCTGCTGGAGGAGGACGGAGCACGTGGAGACTTTCGGAGTCGGGCCCCCGCCGACTATGAGGAGACGGGGCGTGGCCTGAGCATGGGCAGGCCCCCGGCGCCCTGGTGGACGCTGGTGGCACCGCAGCTGCTTGAGGCCCTGATGGACAG GGTGGAGACGCAGGTGGGCGGGGCCAGACACGAGCGACTCCAACGAGACGAGGACGAGGACGAAGACGTGAG ACGTATGCTCGCCAGCCTCCTGTCCGTCGTAGGCCCTGACTCCGCCCCCTCCGGCCGCCGAGTCCGACGCCACGTCGAAAACACGGGCTCCGCCCACAGGAGAAGCCGGCGGTCCCTGGACGACGCCTCCTCTCCGTCACCTAGCGACCAGCCGCCGCTGCTCAGAGTGAAGCGGCTGGATGAGGAGGAGGCGGGGCTACGACGAGTGATACGCCGCCGAGCCCTGAGCTCCGCCCCCCAGGTGATGCTGGGTTACATGAGGAAGTAG
- the lhfpl4b gene encoding LHFPL tetraspan subfamily member 3 protein isoform X2: MASPALADLSRLYQTEFVRSARAVGVLWAVCTLCFAVIQVVVLVQPSWVGTTDARHQGAGPPPPSGTLGLFEVCLESDLPFPDCRGRLSSLSPLPSFQSVAVLVGVSLWAVWTSVMCLCLFRFCSAATVYKICAWLQLTAGFCLALACVLFPDSWESPEMRVLCGDSVGSFSSGNCSVHWAYILAILGVLDAAILATLAFVLANRQDALLPPLSKEGLLMSA; the protein is encoded by the exons ATGGCGTCCCCGGCCCTGGCGGACCTGTCCCGCCTCTACCAGACGGAGTTCGTGCGCAGCGCGCGTGCCGTGGGCGTGCTGTGGGCCGTGTGCACACTGTGCTTCGCCGTCATCCAGGTGGTCGTCCTGGTGCAGCCGTCCTGGGTCGGCACCACCGACGCCCGCCACCAGGGGGCGGGGCCACCGCCGCCCAGCGGCACCTTGGGTTTATTCGAG GTGTGCTTGGAGTCGGACCTCCCGTTTCCGGACTGCCGCGGACGCCTGTCCAGCTTGTCCCCGCTGCCGTCCTTCCAGTCGGTGGCGGTCCTGGTGGGCGTGTCCCTGTGGGCGGTGTGGACCAGCGTGATGTGTCTCTGCCTCTTCCGCTTCTGCAGCGCCGCCACCGTCTACAAGATATGCGCCTGGCTGCAGCTCACAGCAG GGTTCTGCCTGGCGCTGGCGTGCGTCCTGTTCCCCGACTCCTGGGAGAGTCCCGAGATGAGAGTCCTGTGCGGAGACTCG GTCGGCAGCTTCTCGTCCGGGAACTGTTCGGTCCACTGGGCCTACATCCTGGCCATCCTGGGCGTGTTGGACGCCGCCATCTTGGCCACGCTGGCCTTCGTCCTCGCCAACAGACAGGACGCTCTCCTGCCGCCACTCAGCAAGGAAG GACTGCTGATGTCAGCGTAG